AGCTGTGTTCGGGCCTCGAAGCCGTGCGTCGTGTCTGGTATTCCATGTGGGTGGCGCACCCTGTGTCACACCCTCCGGGCGCGCCATCTCCGCCCGGTCCGGAAAGTCCGACACGGTCAGCGCAACCTTCATCCACATCCTCCCTCCCAGCAGGCCGGGTTGACAGTACATGTACTTCAACCTAGTGTAAATATGGACGGCGACGGCCCAGGTAGATGATCCGTGAGTTAAACGGTTCGCCGGACATCCGCCCGACCGGCATCCGGCCGACATTGCGCGGAGGATCTCGCGCGTCCTGGACAGAAGGGCTCCGATGAGCGATTCGCTTTACCGCTACCTCACGTACGAGTCGCTCGACGACGGTGCGATCGTGCGGATCATGCTCAATCGTCCAGAGACGCGCAATGCCCAGAACCGAGGGCTTCTGGTGGAGCTCGGGCAGGCGTTCCTGCGGGCGGAGGAGGACGACGCGGTACGGGTCGTGATCCTCGGGGGAAACGGCCCGATGTTCTCGACGGGTCACGACATGGGCTCGCGGCAGGGCCGGGAGGACATGGCGCCCGGGCCCAACCGGCATCCCTCGGCCGGAGTCAACGGCGGTACCCGGCAGGGTGCCGAGAAGCTGATGCTGCAGGAATGGCATCACTTCTTCGAGAGCACCCGCCGCTGGCGCAACCTGCGTAAGATCACGGTCGCCGCCGTGCACGGCGAGGTCTACGCCGCCGGGCTCATGTTGATGTGGGCCTGTGATCTCATCGTCGCCGCCGAGGGCACGACGTTCGCGGACATGGTGGGAACGCGGCTCGGTATGTGCGGTATGGAGTATTTCGCGCACCCCTGGGAGTTCGGCCCGCGCAAGGCCAAGGAGCTTCTCCTCACCGGTGACTCCATCGACGCCGAGGAGGCCTGGCGCCTCGGGATGGTCTCCAAGATCTTCCCTCCGGATGAACTCCAGGAATCCGCCCTGGCCTTCGCCCGACGGATCGCCGCCATGCCCACCATGGCGGCGCTTCTGATCAAGGAATCGGTCAACCAGAGCGTCGACCACATGGGCTTCTACACAGCACTGAACGCCTGTTTCACGCTGCATGAGCTGAACCACGCCCACTGGGGCTGGGTACATGACGACGGCATGCCCATGGGCATGCCCGGGGACGAGGGCGTCGTCGACTGGCGGACCAGCCCGCGGGTCGCGCCGGCTTTGCGTGACCAGGTCGTCGCCCCCGACCCGGTGGGTTGAGCACATGACGACG
The window above is part of the Parafrankia discariae genome. Proteins encoded here:
- a CDS encoding enoyl-CoA hydratase, which translates into the protein MSDSLYRYLTYESLDDGAIVRIMLNRPETRNAQNRGLLVELGQAFLRAEEDDAVRVVILGGNGPMFSTGHDMGSRQGREDMAPGPNRHPSAGVNGGTRQGAEKLMLQEWHHFFESTRRWRNLRKITVAAVHGEVYAAGLMLMWACDLIVAAEGTTFADMVGTRLGMCGMEYFAHPWEFGPRKAKELLLTGDSIDAEEAWRLGMVSKIFPPDELQESALAFARRIAAMPTMAALLIKESVNQSVDHMGFYTALNACFTLHELNHAHWGWVHDDGMPMGMPGDEGVVDWRTSPRVAPALRDQVVAPDPVG